The DNA region GCCCCTCGGCATGCAGCGGGAGAAGGCAAATGACAGCCAGGAAAGAGTACATCAAAAATTTCTTATACATAATCATGTCCTTTTCTGCGGGTTGACGGTTAATAAGTTGCAACAGGATATTATACTTTGCCATGATATCACACGCCAAAAAACTGTTCCTATACACTTTAACAGCTCTCACTGTCCTTACAGCATCCTTTGCCAACGGTCAGGATGGCAGGTTCGTCAGGGAAACGGTCCTTCGTGTCATAGATGGGGACACCGTTGAGATCTCTGGTGGTGATCGAGTAAGGCTTCTGGGGATCGATGCTCCCGAAAAGGGCGAGCCCATATCCGCTCTCGCAACGGATAGGCTCAAAGAATTAACTGCATCCGGGGTTGTGACCCTTGAGGTGTGTGAGGACCGTGATATTTATGGCCGAATCCTTGCCACGGTCAGGGTGGACAGTTCCAACATTAACCGTATCATGTTGACGGAAGGCATGGCTCTTCCCGTGCTGATCCCTCCGTGTGGTCGTCCTGTGGCAGGGGATGTTCTCAAGGCTGCTGTCCAGGGCGCTCTGTCGGGGAAGGGAATATATTCCCTCAAAGAATACGTGATCGTTCCACACGGTGAGGCCGGTGAGCACATTGGCGAAAATTCCGTTGTAAGGGGGAAGATCCTGAATCTGCACAGGGGGAAAAATGCCCTGCAGCTTAACTTCGGTGTGGACTGGAAGACAGATTTTACAGCTGTTCTTTTCAGAGAAGGACAGCAGAGGTTCAGGGATCTGGGCATTGATCCGGCCGATCTCGTCGGGTTTGAAGTGCTGGTCATCGGGAAGATGAAACGATATAACGGTCCCGAGATAATAATTCGAGGTCCGGATCAGATACTTCCGCTGGATGGAATTACGGTCCAGGATCCAGGATCCAGGATCCAACATTGACAGGGTCGCAAAAAGTCCGTAATCGGCTTTTTGCTCCTCGGAAAGGGAAAAGCGTGGTTTTCCCTTTCCTCACAAATCAATGACTTACGGTGCGAGTCCTTGATTTGGGCGCCCCGCGCGGGACGCGTTGATGACTTTTTGCGAAGTCATCAACATTACAACATGAAAAACTGATATATGAAAATTCAGAGCCAGACAGGTTGATGTATTTGGAGAAAGCTTTGAAAAAATTCATAACCCTGTTCATACTTCTGTTCCTCGTAGTAGCCGGTGTGTATTTGCTGGGGGTCTTTTCTGAATCGCCCATAGACAGTGTGTTCAGGATAGACAGTCTGGTCAGGCGCGGCCAGGCTGCAGGGCCCGGACAAGAGCTGAACGCAGCGGGCATCGTTGAACTTGACTCCGGAGATCTGAAAGGGGCAGTTACAGCACTGCGTGAGGCGAGCCGGATGGAGCCGGAAAACCCGGTTATCACACGGAACCTGAGTATTGCTCTGGCACGGATGGCCAACGACCTGCCTGATGATGAGCAGACCGCCATCAGTCTGCTGGAAGAAGCTCTTGAACTGTGGCCAAAAAACCCCGAGGGCCTGGATGGTCTATCAACCATCCATTTTAAGGCAACCAGGTATAAGGCTGCTCTCGAGTCGGCCATGATACTACAGGAAATGATGCCGGACCGTGCAGACCTTGGGGAGTACGTCAGGCACCTTCAGGGAAAAGTCGCTGACGAACAGGGTATGGCCACCGAAAAAGGAGACCACTTTCGACTCCTTTACAGTAACGAGAAGGGGTTGGAGTACAGCGGGGAGCTTCTGGCATTACTACAAACCCAGCTGGACTCCTTGACGGCGGCTCTGGGTGTCTTTCCGGAGAAACCCATAGATGTGTTGCTGCTTACCGACGACCTCGGGACCAGGGCCGCCCCCCTTGACCCATCACTCGAAGGACTTTATAACGGCCAGATACGACTTTATCTAGGTGACGGTATCTTTGACACCCCGAAACTCATACTCACTGTGCGGCACGAGATGGTACACGCTCTTCTTCACCAGGGGGCTGGAAACCTTCCAGGGTGGGTCCAGGAGGGGTTGGCCCAGAAAGCAGGAGAGGAGCCGGATGAGGACCAAATTGTGGCCGCCAGAAGGTATATCGCCAATAAGATCAGGG from bacterium includes:
- a CDS encoding thermonuclease family protein, with the protein product MISHAKKLFLYTLTALTVLTASFANGQDGRFVRETVLRVIDGDTVEISGGDRVRLLGIDAPEKGEPISALATDRLKELTASGVVTLEVCEDRDIYGRILATVRVDSSNINRIMLTEGMALPVLIPPCGRPVAGDVLKAAVQGALSGKGIYSLKEYVIVPHGEAGEHIGENSVVRGKILNLHRGKNALQLNFGVDWKTDFTAVLFREGQQRFRDLGIDPADLVGFEVLVIGKMKRYNGPEIIIRGPDQILPLDGITVQDPGSRIQH